The genomic interval TGGCTGACCGTGGGCCCGCCGGGACAACCCGAGATCGGCATCGTCCTCTACCCGCCGGGGGCCGACCCGGGCATCACCGACGAGGAGCGCCGCGTCATCACCGAGATGATGGCCAAGGGCACCTACGCCAGCATCAACCTGGGCGCCAAGGATCTCGACGGTGTCTTCGAGAAGCTGCGGGCCGGTGGCGCCGAGGTGGTGCAGGAGCCGACCGATCAGCCCTACGGGGTGCGCGACTGCGCCTTCCGCGACCCCTCGGGCAATATGATCCGCATCAAACAGGCGAGTTAGCTCACGGACCGGAGCCGCTGCAGGGTGGGTTGATCGAGATCCAGCTCGAGTTCGATCGGCCCGAGTTCACCCGCGATCCGCTCGAACTCCTCGGCCCAGCGGCTGACCTGACCGGCGCGATGTACGAGACCCCAACTCAGCGTGGGCTTTTCGTCGATCGGCAGGTATACGGCCTCGCCCCGGTCGTAGTACTTGATGCCCTGCCCGCAGGCGAAGGCCACCGCGTCACCGGTACTGACGGCGAACAGGATTTCCTCACGGGTGGGCGGTGGTGCCTCGGATTCGCGTGGCGGCAGCGGGGAGAAGGACTTCTCCCAGTAGTCCGGCAACGGCAACCCGGAAGGCAAGATCTCGTACTCGGCGATCTCGGCCAGCGACACCGAGGTGCGCCCGGCCAGCTCGTGCCCGTGCCGGACCACCAGCACGATGGGCTCGGTGAAGGCCGGCGGTCCGACCCGCAGATCGGGTTCGAGCACGGGCAGGGCCACCAGGGCGAGGTCGACGTCGCCGCCGCGGATCAGGGCGAACGGGTCGTCGATGCGCACCTCGCGCATACGCAATCGCACCTGGGGACAACGGGTTCGGAACAGTGCGGTGATCGGCGCGAGGTCTTGCCACATCGGACCGAGCACACCCAGCGTCAGCGTTTCGGGGCCGCCGCGAGCAGCGCTCGCCGCCGATTCGACACCGTCGAGAATGCGGCGATAACCGGCCTGCAAGTCGTCGCGTAACTGCTCGCCGAGCGGGGTCAAGGTGACTTTGCGGCTGGTTCGCTCGAACAGCGGCGCGCCGATGCGGCGTTCCTGTTTGGCGATGGTCTGACTGACCCGCGGCGTCGAGATGTGCAACCTCTCCGCGGTCCGGCCGAAATGCAATTCCTCGGCCAGGGTCAGAAAGATCTCGATGTCACGCAACTCCATCCCGCAATGGTCCGCGATCGTTAACCCCCGGCGCAACTGTCGTTTCGTGATTGCTCATTGTTCGCCCCCTTGCCGAACGGAAAACTGAGAGTCGTAAGGGAAACGACGGGAGCATGACGATGAGAGGTCAGGACCATGGCAGTCGTTCGGACTCACCGATACACCGTGGTGACCGGGAAGCTGGCGCAGTTGCTCGAACAGCGCACGCGATTGATCCGCGGCCTGCGGTCGGCGAATCCCGCGTTCACCGCTGCCACCCTGATTCGCCAGGAGGACGGGTCCTATCTCGACATCTGGCGTTGGGAATCGGCCGAGGCGCGACGCGGCGCCAGGGCTGAAGCCCTCGGATTTCCTTTGACCGCGGCGACCGCGGCCCTCACCACCGACCACAGCGTCGTGGACGGCGAGGTGCTCGTCGAACGATGAGGTTTGGCGCGCACCACTCGAACAATTCGCCCCACTCAGCACATCGGAGCAGACAATGACCACGCAGCCGGCTCACCGCGCGCTGAGCGAAAAGGAGAACATCATGTCCTACAGCAAGAACAACCGGAAACTGCACCGCGCGATGTCGGTCACCTTCACCGCGACCGTGCTGCTCTGCTTCATCGCCGTCCCCTTCGGCGCGCTGGAAGCCGCGCCGTGGATCTTCTACCTGCCGCTGCCGCCGCTGTTCGTGCTGATGGGCACCGGCCTCTACATGTACGTCCAGCCCTACCGGGCCAAGCGCCGCGTCCCCGCCGGCCAACCCTGATCAGGCAAGATCGAACAACCACCCCGCAGCAGATGGAGACCCCGATGACCACCGCCGCCGACAGCCACGATCTGATCCGCGTACAC from Nocardia goodfellowii carries:
- a CDS encoding VOC family protein: MEIAIYQSYLPQTDPDAALAFYRDTLGFELRNDVGYNGMRWLTVGPPGQPEIGIVLYPPGADPGITDEERRVITEMMAKGTYASINLGAKDLDGVFEKLRAGGAEVVQEPTDQPYGVRDCAFRDPSGNMIRIKQAS
- a CDS encoding LysR family transcriptional regulator; the encoded protein is MELRDIEIFLTLAEELHFGRTAERLHISTPRVSQTIAKQERRIGAPLFERTSRKVTLTPLGEQLRDDLQAGYRRILDGVESAASAARGGPETLTLGVLGPMWQDLAPITALFRTRCPQVRLRMREVRIDDPFALIRGGDVDLALVALPVLEPDLRVGPPAFTEPIVLVVRHGHELAGRTSVSLAEIAEYEILPSGLPLPDYWEKSFSPLPPRESEAPPPTREEILFAVSTGDAVAFACGQGIKYYDRGEAVYLPIDEKPTLSWGLVHRAGQVSRWAEEFERIAGELGPIELELDLDQPTLQRLRSVS